One window of Chryseobacterium indologenes genomic DNA carries:
- a CDS encoding glycoside hydrolase family 88/105 protein — MKQVLMRGVFFASMFGVLYSCSVQKQTVAKNVNLPDKKEVLDVSRRANQYFMNKWPDAGKEVVGKKVWPSNLWTRAVYYEGLMALYKIDPKKEYYDYAIDWSQKHNWDMMRGTYTRNADNQACGQTYLDLYEIDGKKNPERIKFVKASMDSMIASKKSDDWWWIDALQMGMPIFTKLGRITGEQKYFDKNYEMYAFTKYKHGGNGLYNPKDKLWWRDKSFVPPYKEPNGEDCYWSRGNGWVVAALARTLEDTPESDPHYKEYLQDYKDLLSALLPIQREDGFWDVSLHDPGNFGGKEMTGTALFVYGMAYGLNKGLIDKKTYLPVLVKAWSAIVKDSVQPNGFLGWVQGTGKEPKDGQPLAIDKQPDFEDYGLGCLLLAASEVYQLK, encoded by the coding sequence ATGAAGCAAGTACTAATGAGAGGCGTTTTTTTTGCGTCGATGTTTGGAGTTTTATATTCCTGCTCAGTTCAGAAACAAACGGTGGCAAAAAACGTTAATCTTCCGGATAAAAAAGAAGTTTTGGACGTTTCACGCAGGGCAAATCAATATTTCATGAACAAATGGCCGGACGCGGGAAAGGAAGTTGTCGGAAAAAAAGTATGGCCAAGTAATTTGTGGACACGGGCTGTTTACTATGAAGGACTGATGGCTCTGTATAAAATAGATCCTAAAAAAGAGTATTACGATTACGCCATCGACTGGTCTCAAAAACACAATTGGGACATGATGCGCGGTACCTATACCCGTAACGCAGACAACCAGGCTTGCGGACAAACGTATCTGGATCTTTATGAAATTGACGGCAAAAAAAATCCGGAAAGAATAAAATTTGTCAAAGCTTCTATGGACAGTATGATTGCCTCTAAAAAATCAGATGACTGGTGGTGGATTGATGCGCTCCAAATGGGAATGCCGATTTTTACAAAGCTGGGCAGAATTACAGGTGAACAAAAATATTTCGATAAAAATTATGAGATGTATGCCTTTACGAAATATAAGCATGGAGGAAATGGTTTATATAACCCAAAAGACAAACTTTGGTGGCGGGATAAAAGCTTCGTTCCCCCTTATAAAGAACCCAATGGCGAAGATTGCTACTGGAGCCGCGGAAACGGTTGGGTAGTTGCAGCTTTAGCGCGTACACTGGAAGATACCCCGGAATCTGATCCGCATTATAAGGAATATTTACAGGATTATAAAGATCTGTTATCAGCTTTGCTACCCATTCAGAGGGAAGATGGCTTTTGGGATGTAAGTCTGCATGATCCTGGCAATTTCGGAGGTAAAGAAATGACGGGAACCGCTCTCTTTGTGTATGGAATGGCCTATGGGCTTAATAAAGGATTGATTGATAAAAAGACATATTTACCCGTTCTCGTAAAAGCCTGGAGCGCAATTGTAAAAGATTCTGTTCAGCCGAATGGATTTTTAGGCTGGGTTCAGGGAACAGGAAAAGAACCTAAAGACGGTCAGCCGCTTGCCATTGATAAGCAGCCTGATTTTGAAGATTATGGTTTAGGCTGTCTGTTGCTTGCTGCAAGTGAAGTGTATCAATTAAAATAA
- the rhaT gene encoding L-rhamnose/proton symporter RhaT, producing the protein MNALLGVFFHFLGGFSSGSFYLPYKKVKGWSWETYWLIGGVFSWIIVPPLAAFLTIPGFWEIIQNESSSILGLTFLFGALWGIGGFTYGLGVRYLGVALGSSIILGLCMVFGSLVPSIYYEFSPQTGKDNIGLLFSSQWGQFVLLGLLVCVIGIIISGKAGMMKEKELQTDSTDPHGLEVKTEYKFGLGLIVSIISGVLSACFNFGLEAGKPMAIVANEAWKIANPDQGEFLFQNNVTYIVVLWGGMAVNLIGCLYLAVKNKSYTDYTKRNVPVVRNLIFCALAGTMWFLQFFFYGMGESKMGNGASSWILHMAFIIFIANLWGIIINEWKGVSKKTIITISGGMIVMFVSILIVGYGNSLR; encoded by the coding sequence ATGAATGCATTATTAGGAGTTTTTTTTCACTTCTTAGGAGGTTTTTCTTCAGGCAGCTTTTATTTACCCTATAAAAAAGTAAAAGGCTGGTCCTGGGAAACCTATTGGTTAATTGGAGGCGTCTTTTCCTGGATCATTGTGCCGCCTCTTGCGGCATTTCTTACCATTCCCGGTTTTTGGGAAATCATTCAGAATGAAAGCTCTTCCATATTGGGGCTGACGTTTTTGTTTGGTGCTTTGTGGGGAATTGGCGGTTTTACTTATGGTTTGGGCGTTAGATATCTTGGAGTAGCACTTGGAAGCAGCATTATTTTGGGGCTTTGTATGGTGTTTGGATCACTCGTTCCTTCCATTTATTATGAATTTTCTCCACAAACAGGAAAAGACAATATCGGTTTGCTGTTTTCCAGCCAATGGGGACAGTTTGTTTTGCTGGGACTTCTGGTTTGTGTCATCGGAATCATCATTAGTGGAAAAGCAGGAATGATGAAAGAAAAAGAGTTACAAACCGATTCAACAGATCCTCATGGTCTAGAAGTAAAAACGGAATATAAATTCGGGTTGGGATTAATCGTTTCTATCATATCCGGTGTTTTAAGTGCATGTTTTAACTTCGGACTGGAAGCAGGAAAGCCAATGGCAATCGTAGCCAATGAAGCCTGGAAAATAGCTAACCCGGATCAGGGAGAATTCCTTTTTCAAAATAATGTAACCTACATTGTTGTGCTTTGGGGTGGTATGGCAGTCAATCTGATCGGGTGTTTGTACTTAGCTGTTAAAAATAAATCTTATACCGATTATACCAAAAGAAACGTACCGGTGGTGCGTAACTTGATTTTCTGTGCACTTGCCGGAACTATGTGGTTTTTACAGTTCTTCTTTTATGGTATGGGCGAAAGTAAAATGGGAAATGGCGCCAGCTCATGGATTTTACACATGGCCTTTATCATTTTTATTGCCAATTTATGGGGAATTATCATCAATGAATGGAAAGGAGTTTCCAAAAAAACAATTATAACCATTTCTGGAGGAATGATTGTAATGTTTGTTTCTATTTTGATTGTAGGATACGGAAATTCTTTACGATAA
- a CDS encoding SusC/RagA family TonB-linked outer membrane protein, producing the protein MSLIVKHKNIKRIVFPAFMLSTSFVWGQKTVNDSVKNTKDIEEVVVIGYGKVKKSDLTGSVSSVSAKDLAATPAMNALQALQGRASGLNIVTAGGAPGANANVTIRGGSSITQSSDPLYIVDGFQLDNALNVINPNDIESIDVLKGASAIAIYGARGSNGIIVIKTKSGKKGKTTITYNTFMSFDMLSKKLDVLSNVEQYVKYQYELGVLQSKPSAWSNVFDNNLGTDAPGFYSGANQRIANRYGSASALDWQEKMLGGTGLTQNHNVNVSVGNNKTQAFISYNYNKQDGLLQNYSETRNSLRANINSELYKGVRVDFNTMFTNNSVNGGGAYSGMKKILLQPITGGTLFNQDHLFNTQTFPDFSALDSGFDTENPYIETQASTSNKRTRTFVANAGIEFDFLKNFTWRTAGQYSWINSKSTSFSDQNSRAFLTDPINTGINGNIANAETFRYQITNTLNYNKTLGEKHKLNALIGNEIWYEESEGSSMKLTKFPYPNFGLDDIANATVADKNTDRSSNSLLSYFARVNYNYDNRYLITGTIRADGSSKFAEGSRWGYFPSVAGAWRVSQENFWQGHKIDKIVNDFKLRIEYGVTGNNGVSNNLWRTNVLLTDYPINNTQGYPAYVTSTNWGNRDLQWEELRTTNIGVDLAFFNSRIKLTSEWYHNNVSKMLFESVLPVSSGYSRQYQNIGSMRNRGMEFTLNTVNVKSGNFRWTTDLNISFNKSKVLSLENGQLNKTFSVGGSRTGMVTYYATVGEELGDMYGYIYQGVYTTDDFTQNSDGSLTLKPGVVKPATGTPKPGDMKFAADNESGDQFTRKMQKIGNGTPDFIGGISNNFSYKGFDLAVFMKFSVGNDIYNATKQSLSPYAMFQNVPSEFGNNYYHLIDPNTGLATTNLVRLKELNPNEDSSLWSLSNTNTSNIAYPSSYYVEDGSYLRIAQVTLGYSFPKEFLNKVMLSNARIYFTVNNLATITGYSGYDPEVSAASGVTITPGYDSSTYPRSRSYVLGLNLTF; encoded by the coding sequence ATGTCTTTAATAGTTAAACATAAAAATATAAAGCGAATCGTCTTTCCGGCATTTATGCTTTCAACAAGTTTTGTCTGGGGGCAAAAGACGGTAAATGATTCTGTGAAAAACACAAAAGATATTGAGGAAGTGGTTGTTATCGGTTATGGTAAAGTTAAAAAGTCAGACTTAACAGGATCTGTTTCTTCAGTTTCTGCAAAAGATTTGGCAGCTACACCGGCAATGAATGCTTTACAGGCGCTGCAGGGAAGAGCATCAGGTCTGAATATCGTAACAGCAGGTGGTGCTCCGGGTGCCAATGCCAACGTTACGATCAGAGGTGGTTCCTCCATAACTCAAAGTTCCGATCCGCTGTATATTGTAGACGGGTTCCAATTGGATAACGCTTTGAATGTGATTAATCCCAATGATATTGAAAGTATCGATGTACTGAAAGGTGCTTCTGCCATTGCCATTTACGGAGCTCGTGGTTCCAACGGTATTATTGTTATTAAAACTAAAAGTGGGAAGAAAGGAAAAACGACTATCACCTACAATACTTTCATGTCATTTGATATGCTTTCAAAGAAACTGGATGTGCTCTCCAATGTGGAACAATATGTAAAGTATCAGTACGAATTGGGAGTTCTTCAGTCTAAACCATCAGCGTGGAGTAATGTTTTTGATAATAATCTGGGAACCGATGCACCGGGATTCTATTCCGGTGCCAATCAGAGAATTGCCAATCGCTACGGATCTGCTTCTGCATTAGATTGGCAGGAAAAAATGCTGGGAGGAACGGGATTAACTCAGAACCACAACGTAAACGTTTCTGTAGGAAATAATAAGACACAGGCATTCATCAGTTATAATTACAATAAACAGGATGGTTTGCTTCAAAACTATAGTGAGACAAGGAATTCATTACGTGCCAATATCAATTCAGAATTGTATAAAGGGGTAAGAGTAGATTTCAATACCATGTTTACGAACAATTCTGTAAACGGTGGAGGAGCTTATTCAGGAATGAAAAAAATTCTTCTTCAGCCTATTACCGGTGGTACATTATTTAACCAGGATCATTTGTTCAACACTCAGACTTTCCCGGATTTTTCAGCGCTGGACTCTGGTTTCGATACAGAAAACCCATACATAGAAACCCAGGCTTCAACTTCAAACAAGCGTACCAGAACATTCGTAGCCAATGCAGGTATCGAATTTGACTTTCTGAAAAACTTCACATGGAGAACTGCCGGACAATATAGCTGGATAAATAGCAAATCAACATCATTTTCAGATCAAAACTCCCGTGCGTTCCTCACAGATCCTATAAACACAGGGATCAATGGCAATATCGCCAATGCAGAAACATTCCGTTATCAGATCACGAATACTTTGAATTATAATAAAACGTTGGGTGAAAAACATAAACTAAATGCTTTAATAGGGAACGAAATCTGGTATGAAGAATCCGAGGGAAGCAGCATGAAACTTACAAAATTCCCATATCCTAATTTCGGACTGGATGATATTGCCAACGCAACGGTTGCCGATAAAAATACAGATAGATCAAGCAACAGCTTACTTTCCTATTTTGCCCGGGTAAATTATAATTATGATAATCGCTATTTAATTACAGGAACAATACGTGCGGATGGTTCTTCAAAATTTGCAGAAGGATCCCGCTGGGGGTACTTTCCATCTGTAGCAGGTGCATGGCGTGTTTCTCAGGAAAATTTCTGGCAGGGTCATAAGATTGATAAAATCGTTAATGATTTTAAATTAAGAATTGAATATGGAGTAACAGGTAACAATGGTGTCTCTAATAACTTATGGAGAACCAATGTTTTGCTTACAGATTATCCAATAAACAATACTCAGGGATATCCGGCATACGTTACCAGTACAAACTGGGGAAATCGTGATCTTCAGTGGGAAGAGCTGAGAACTACCAATATTGGTGTAGATCTGGCGTTTTTCAATAGCAGAATTAAATTGACTTCCGAATGGTATCATAATAACGTAAGCAAAATGCTTTTCGAAAGTGTACTTCCCGTTTCTTCAGGATATTCGAGACAGTACCAGAATATCGGTTCTATGAGAAACAGAGGGATGGAATTCACATTAAATACGGTGAATGTAAAATCCGGAAACTTCAGATGGACGACAGATCTTAATATCTCTTTTAACAAATCTAAAGTTCTTTCTCTTGAGAACGGACAACTGAATAAAACATTCAGTGTAGGAGGCAGCAGAACGGGAATGGTGACCTACTATGCAACGGTAGGAGAAGAACTGGGAGATATGTACGGGTATATTTATCAGGGAGTTTACACTACGGATGACTTTACCCAAAATTCGGACGGATCTTTAACCTTAAAGCCGGGCGTTGTAAAACCTGCAACCGGAACTCCTAAACCGGGCGATATGAAATTTGCTGCTGATAATGAATCAGGAGATCAGTTTACAAGAAAAATGCAGAAGATCGGAAACGGTACTCCGGACTTTATCGGAGGAATCAGTAATAATTTCTCTTACAAAGGTTTTGACCTGGCTGTATTTATGAAATTTAGCGTTGGAAATGATATTTATAATGCCACTAAACAAAGCTTAAGCCCATATGCGATGTTCCAGAATGTTCCTTCAGAATTCGGGAATAATTATTATCATCTGATTGATCCTAATACGGGGCTGGCAACAACCAATTTAGTAAGATTAAAAGAACTGAATCCAAACGAAGACTCAAGCCTTTGGAGTTTAAGCAATACAAACACTTCAAATATTGCCTACCCATCATCATACTATGTAGAAGACGGTTCTTATCTGAGAATTGCCCAGGTGACATTAGGATATTCTTTTCCTAAAGAATTTTTGAATAAAGTAATGTTGTCCAATGCCCGCATCTATTTTACCGTTAACAATTTAGCAACAATTACAGGGTATTCAGGTTATGACCCTGAAGTTTCTGCAGCAAGCGGGGTGACTATTACACCTGGGTATGACAGTTCTACGTATCCCCGTTCGAGAAGCTATGTTCTTGGCCTTAATTTAACTTTTTAA
- a CDS encoding RagB/SusD family nutrient uptake outer membrane protein — translation MKNIYNTPMFLRKLVILPSIFVAVLAMNSCSDDFLDQPAYNSLDTESVFKNIDTAEMFVLGCYRGIVPTEMYYQLGAGDTVTHSSEDGSTNNSKYNIANYQYDAYTPNTVTGIYSAMYTVIERTNIAISGLSKMEASPKRDALLAEVKAIRAFCYYNLIRVYGDVPSVFKPLDEMDPNDPNTLYPKRTSRDEIYDHIIADLQESVVNVPGFGQSGYATTERLTKHAVNALLARIALYAAGYSLRWDLNTGSGAMMSRRSDNSRIQELYQIADNACAAIINGGSNSLVQAQGGKSGFEALWFNFCQRKFSVTNSEILWQVAEYGANTNSSFGVYANEGSRGGTYGSRKALQFILPSYYLSFNQGDTRRDVSCTSYSVYFLNNGNASDTWVNAGTTYSCILSGKFRMGWCIAPQAADARNLNIPVLRYADVLLMYAETQNYLNGGPTAAGTTALMQVRNRAGIGSVPAPSGHQAFEAAIVQERKWEFAGEFNLRTDLIRMNRLASEIDATKQAMKNLSNKTGAYANTPVYRLYKLEKNAQIYGDPFLALKYIDITNPAEIAVITNVPTSSAGFENYQTALRDIAVTHGQTTTTDDKWYPANMFQAYNSTFNSNAKRTAGFIGAAAGQLQIGSIIYTKPTGSAENGGTYPNWIEGGGDGLFYGFIPNKTELLPFAAQAAGHPLVDNPNLSQLPGY, via the coding sequence ATGAAAAATATATATAATACTCCCATGTTTCTAAGAAAATTAGTCATTCTTCCCTCAATTTTCGTTGCTGTTTTAGCGATGAATTCATGCAGTGACGATTTTCTGGATCAACCCGCTTACAATTCATTGGATACAGAATCCGTATTTAAAAATATAGATACTGCAGAAATGTTTGTTCTGGGTTGTTACAGAGGTATAGTTCCAACAGAAATGTATTATCAGTTAGGAGCCGGAGACACAGTAACCCATTCTTCAGAAGATGGCTCTACCAATAATTCCAAATATAATATTGCCAACTATCAATATGATGCATATACCCCCAATACGGTAACAGGAATTTACTCTGCGATGTATACCGTTATTGAAAGAACAAATATTGCAATCAGCGGATTAAGCAAAATGGAAGCAAGCCCAAAACGTGATGCTTTATTAGCTGAAGTTAAGGCCATCCGTGCATTTTGTTATTATAATTTAATTCGTGTTTACGGAGACGTTCCTTCAGTTTTTAAACCTTTGGATGAGATGGATCCGAATGACCCGAATACATTGTATCCAAAACGTACTTCAAGAGACGAAATTTATGATCATATCATTGCTGATCTTCAGGAATCCGTAGTCAACGTTCCAGGTTTTGGACAAAGTGGATATGCAACAACAGAACGTTTAACAAAACATGCAGTGAATGCCCTATTGGCAAGAATTGCTCTTTACGCAGCAGGATATTCCCTTCGTTGGGATCTGAATACCGGAAGTGGAGCCATGATGTCGCGCCGTAGTGATAACAGCAGAATTCAGGAGTTGTATCAGATTGCGGATAATGCCTGTGCGGCTATTATTAACGGAGGAAGCAATTCTTTGGTTCAGGCTCAGGGCGGTAAAAGTGGTTTTGAAGCCTTGTGGTTCAATTTCTGCCAAAGGAAATTTTCAGTCACAAACTCTGAGATTCTTTGGCAGGTTGCAGAATACGGGGCAAATACAAACTCATCTTTCGGAGTCTACGCTAATGAAGGGTCTCGTGGAGGAACGTATGGATCTAGAAAGGCATTGCAATTCATTCTTCCTAGTTATTATTTGTCTTTTAATCAGGGAGATACACGTAGGGACGTTTCTTGTACTTCTTACAGTGTATATTTCTTAAACAATGGTAATGCAAGTGACACCTGGGTGAATGCCGGAACTACATATTCATGTATCCTGTCAGGTAAATTCAGAATGGGATGGTGTATTGCGCCCCAGGCTGCAGACGCCCGTAATTTAAATATTCCTGTTTTAAGATATGCAGATGTTTTATTAATGTATGCAGAAACTCAGAACTATCTAAACGGCGGACCTACCGCTGCAGGAACCACTGCTTTAATGCAGGTAAGAAACCGTGCAGGAATTGGTTCTGTACCTGCTCCGTCTGGTCATCAGGCATTTGAAGCCGCTATTGTTCAGGAACGTAAATGGGAATTTGCAGGAGAGTTTAATCTTCGTACAGACTTGATTCGTATGAATCGTTTGGCAAGCGAAATTGATGCAACAAAACAAGCGATGAAAAACCTTTCAAACAAAACGGGAGCCTATGCAAATACACCTGTTTACAGACTTTATAAGCTGGAAAAAAATGCACAGATTTATGGTGATCCGTTTTTAGCATTAAAATATATTGATATTACGAACCCTGCAGAAATTGCAGTAATTACTAATGTTCCCACAAGTTCTGCAGGCTTTGAGAATTATCAGACCGCATTACGAGATATTGCAGTAACACACGGACAAACCACTACAACAGATGATAAATGGTATCCTGCGAATATGTTCCAGGCTTATAACAGTACATTTAACAGCAATGCAAAAAGGACAGCCGGATTTATCGGAGCTGCTGCAGGCCAGCTTCAGATCGGTAGTATCATCTATACCAAACCAACCGGTTCAGCTGAAAACGGAGGAACGTATCCAAACTGGATAGAAGGTGGAGGAGACGGCCTTTTCTATGGATTTATACCGAATAAAACAGAATTGCTGCCTTTTGCAGCACAGGCGGCAGGTCATCCGTTAGTTGATAATCCAAATCTGTCTCAGCTTCCCGGATATTAA
- a CDS encoding bifunctional aldolase/short-chain dehydrogenase has product MEKVKTFKYVDYLWDESKAASFGNDQVALFLYRSNILGADLRITNYGGGNTSCKTIEKDPLTNEDVEVMWVKGSGGDIGTLTRKGIAGLYTERLRNLKNVYQGLADEDRMVGLFNHCIFDLDSKAPSIDTPLHGLLPFKHIDHLHPDALIAVAAAKDSEKITKEIWGDTMGWVPWQRPGFDLGLQLEKCLNDNPGIRGIVLGSHGLFTWGDTSYECYINSLEVIEMASEYIAGKIEEKGQVFGGQKVESLQADERKNKAAQLMPLLRGLASSESRMIGHFTDSDVVLEYINSNDLERLAPLGTSCPDHFLRTKIQPLVLTLDKNEDLSDSKAILEKLTPLFQQYRQEYKAYYENCKHPNSPAMRDPNPVIIIYPGVGMFSFSKDKQTTRVASEFYVNAINVMRGAEAISEYTSLPRQEAFDIEYWLLEEAKLQRMPKEKPLSRKIAVVTGAGGGIGQAIADKMIQEGAVVVFTDLNKEALDSVTEKYSKDQAVAVTCDVTNEEAIANAFKDTVLAFGGVDIIVHSAGLAISKSLEDTTTKDWDLLENVLVKGQFLMVKNGVEIMKKQGLGGDIINIASKNGLVAGPNNVAYGTAKAAQQHMTRLLAAELATDKIRVNVVNPDGVIVGSKIWEGAWAEGRAKANGISVEELPVFYAKRNLLNEIILPEDIANGVFACVAILDKTTGNIINVDGGMANAFPR; this is encoded by the coding sequence ATGGAAAAAGTAAAAACATTCAAATACGTAGACTATTTATGGGATGAAAGCAAAGCAGCATCTTTCGGAAATGATCAGGTGGCTTTATTTTTATACCGCTCAAACATATTAGGGGCAGATTTAAGAATTACCAATTACGGAGGAGGTAATACAAGCTGCAAAACCATCGAAAAAGATCCCTTAACTAACGAAGATGTTGAGGTGATGTGGGTGAAAGGCTCGGGTGGTGACATCGGAACACTAACAAGAAAAGGGATTGCCGGATTATACACAGAAAGATTAAGAAACCTGAAAAATGTGTACCAGGGATTAGCAGATGAGGATAGAATGGTGGGCTTATTCAATCACTGTATTTTTGATCTGGACAGTAAAGCACCTTCCATTGATACACCTTTACATGGTTTACTTCCATTCAAACACATCGACCACCTTCATCCGGATGCTTTAATTGCGGTAGCTGCCGCAAAAGACAGCGAAAAAATTACAAAAGAAATCTGGGGTGATACAATGGGCTGGGTTCCATGGCAGCGTCCGGGTTTCGACTTAGGATTACAATTGGAAAAATGTTTAAATGATAATCCCGGAATCAGAGGAATTGTTTTAGGAAGCCACGGATTATTTACCTGGGGTGATACTTCTTATGAATGTTACATCAACAGCTTGGAAGTTATCGAAATGGCTTCTGAATATATTGCTGGAAAAATCGAAGAAAAAGGACAGGTTTTCGGTGGTCAAAAAGTAGAATCTCTTCAAGCTGATGAGCGCAAGAATAAAGCAGCTCAGTTGATGCCGTTGTTACGTGGTCTGGCTTCTTCCGAAAGCAGAATGATAGGTCACTTTACAGACAGTGATGTGGTTCTGGAATATATAAACAGTAATGATTTGGAGCGTTTAGCACCACTTGGAACTTCCTGTCCGGATCACTTTTTAAGAACTAAGATTCAACCATTAGTTTTAACTCTAGATAAAAATGAAGATTTAAGTGATTCTAAAGCTATTTTAGAAAAATTAACTCCTCTTTTCCAACAATACAGACAAGAGTACAAAGCATATTACGAAAACTGTAAACACCCGAACAGCCCTGCGATGCGTGATCCGAATCCCGTGATTATCATTTATCCGGGAGTAGGAATGTTCAGTTTCTCAAAAGATAAACAGACTACCCGTGTAGCTAGCGAATTTTACGTCAATGCAATCAACGTAATGCGTGGAGCAGAGGCTATTTCAGAATATACCTCATTACCAAGACAGGAAGCTTTTGATATTGAATATTGGCTGCTTGAAGAAGCGAAACTGCAAAGAATGCCTAAAGAAAAGCCATTGTCAAGAAAAATTGCTGTTGTTACAGGAGCTGGAGGTGGAATAGGGCAGGCTATTGCTGACAAAATGATTCAGGAAGGTGCAGTCGTTGTTTTTACAGACCTGAATAAGGAAGCTTTAGATTCTGTTACAGAAAAATACAGTAAGGATCAGGCTGTAGCAGTTACTTGTGACGTAACCAATGAAGAGGCTATTGCTAATGCTTTTAAAGACACAGTTTTAGCGTTCGGTGGAGTAGATATCATTGTTCATTCTGCTGGCTTGGCGATTTCCAAATCCTTGGAAGATACCACTACAAAAGACTGGGATTTATTGGAAAATGTTTTGGTGAAAGGTCAGTTTTTGATGGTTAAAAATGGGGTGGAGATCATGAAAAAGCAAGGCTTGGGAGGAGATATCATTAATATTGCAAGTAAAAACGGATTGGTTGCCGGCCCAAATAACGTGGCATATGGAACTGCAAAAGCTGCTCAACAGCATATGACAAGATTATTGGCAGCAGAGTTGGCAACAGATAAAATCCGAGTAAATGTTGTAAATCCTGACGGGGTAATTGTAGGGAGTAAAATCTGGGAAGGAGCCTGGGCAGAAGGCCGTGCAAAAGCAAACGGAATTTCTGTTGAAGAACTGCCTGTATTTTACGCAAAGAGAAATTTATTAAACGAAATTATCCTTCCTGAAGATATTGCAAACGGAGTTTTTGCATGCGTTGCTATTTTAGATAAAACCACAGGAAACATCATCAATGTAGATGGAGGGATGGCAAATGCTTTCCCAAGATAA
- a CDS encoding TIM barrel protein — MIIGKDIIEQYNKTEIENFTTDFDFLQNKLTKSGANVAEIVNKIADFQVAIPSWALGAGGTRFGRFSYGGEPSSLEQKLDDVGLIHTLTHSAGAVSLHIPWDIPTDVKAIKEVAASHGLVFDAMNSNTFQDQAGAKHSYKFGSLNAVNEDSRAYAVEHNKEVIRIGKELDSKSLTVWLADGASFPGQLNFQTALSNTEKSLKEIYAEMPEDWKLFIEYKPYEPNFYSTTIQDWGTSFMLANACGERAYTLVDLGHHLPNTNIEQIVATLMYKGKLGGFHFNDSKYGDDDLTVGSIKPYALFLIFNELVYGMENNPQNPYPAWMIDASHNIKDPLEDLLQSLEAILIAYAQALLVDQKALKTAQLNNDVVGAQDILQNAYRTDVRPLLRAARLQKGAALDPIAAYRSLKVRENLIIERGLETKATGL, encoded by the coding sequence ATGATTATAGGAAAAGATATCATTGAACAATATAACAAAACAGAAATTGAAAACTTTACGACAGATTTCGATTTTCTACAAAATAAATTAACAAAATCAGGAGCTAATGTTGCTGAGATTGTCAACAAAATTGCTGATTTCCAGGTGGCTATTCCGAGCTGGGCTTTAGGAGCGGGAGGAACCCGTTTTGGAAGATTTTCTTATGGTGGTGAGCCTTCTTCTTTAGAGCAAAAATTAGATGATGTAGGTTTAATTCATACTTTAACACATTCTGCAGGAGCTGTTTCATTACACATTCCATGGGATATTCCAACTGATGTGAAGGCCATTAAAGAAGTAGCTGCATCTCACGGACTTGTTTTTGATGCCATGAATTCTAATACATTCCAGGATCAGGCAGGCGCTAAACACTCTTATAAATTCGGTTCTTTGAACGCTGTGAACGAAGATTCAAGAGCCTATGCCGTAGAACACAACAAAGAAGTGATCAGGATAGGAAAAGAATTAGATTCAAAAAGCTTAACGGTTTGGCTGGCGGACGGAGCAAGTTTTCCGGGACAATTGAATTTTCAGACAGCATTGTCAAACACAGAGAAAAGTTTAAAAGAAATCTATGCAGAAATGCCTGAAGACTGGAAACTTTTCATTGAATATAAGCCTTACGAACCGAATTTTTATTCAACAACCATTCAGGATTGGGGAACTTCGTTTATGTTGGCAAATGCTTGTGGTGAGAGAGCTTATACGTTGGTAGATTTAGGCCATCATCTACCGAATACCAATATTGAGCAGATTGTTGCAACCTTGATGTACAAAGGAAAATTAGGAGGTTTCCACTTCAACGACAGCAAATATGGGGATGATGACTTAACGGTAGGTTCCATTAAACCTTATGCTTTATTCTTGATTTTCAATGAATTGGTATACGGAATGGAAAATAATCCTCAAAACCCTTATCCGGCCTGGATGATCGATGCAAGCCATAATATTAAAGATCCGTTGGAAGATTTATTACAGTCTCTGGAAGCTATCCTAATTGCTTATGCACAGGCACTTTTGGTTGATCAGAAAGCATTAAAAACAGCTCAGCTGAATAATGATGTCGTTGGTGCGCAGGATATTTTGCAAAACGCCTACAGAACAGATGTTCGTCCATTATTAAGAGCTGCAAGATTGCAGAAAGGTGCTGCTTTAGATCCGATCGCAGCTTACAGGAGTTTAAAGGTGAGAGAAAATTTAATTATTGAAAGAGGCCTAGAAACCAAAGCAACGGGATTATAA